CTTTGGTCATTTCACAATACATCTTTTGACCGTCATGGCCGGTTACGAAATTGATAAACTTCCAAGCTTCATCCGAGTGTTGGCTTTTCGAAGAAATTCCTAGGGCCCAGCTTCCATTGGCAACTGCCTGTGCGGATTCTTTGGGAAGTGGGGCGATATCATAATCAACACCAAGCTTAAAGTCCGGGAACTTCTCCTTCAGATTCGCCAGTGACCAGGAGCCGTCGATCGTAATCCCCAGCTTACCGTTCGGGAATGGATCCGGCGGATACTCCATGGCGGATACTTGATCCTTATTATACAAATCGGAGAAGAATTGAATCGCTTTCTTCGTTTGCGCCGAATCGAGATACCCTTTGGATGTTTTACCGTCAGGGCTCATGATCTCCCCGCCGAATTGCCAAACGATCGGATACTTAAAATACGCGGTGCCGCCTGCACTGCCAAAGCCTTGAGCCGGATCAATTCCAAACACACCATTCGCCGGATCATTGATTTTCTTAGCTGCATCCAGGACCTGCTCCCAAGTCCAAGGCTCATCCGGATTTTTTCGATGGGAGTGGAATCCCCTTGGCATCAAATAATTTCTTATTATAAAACATGGCAATAGAGGATTCCGTCAGTGGAGCCATATAAATTTCATTCTGGTATGTGTACGTCGCAAGTGTAGATTTAGGAATGTCATCCATATTACCGTCTGCTTTGAAATACGAAGTCAGCGGCTTCAGCGCCCCCGCGTTGGCATAGGATCCCAGTGTCGGCGCATCAAGCGCCATGATATCCGGCGGGCTGCCGGAAGCAATAGATACCCTCAGCTTGGTATCATAATCCGAGTAGGGAATCGGTGTCATTTCTACCGAGATATTCGGGTTCTTTTCCATAAAGGCGGCAACCAGCTTATCATAAGCGGCGTTTTCCGTGTCATTTCCTGAATTTCTCCAGAAGGTCAGGTGTACGTTTTCATCTTTTTTACCGGCTGATTCTGTCGGCTTCGTCCCTGGTGTGGAGGATGTGACATCTCCTTGGCTTGAACATCCGGCGAGTAATCCGCCGATCACTACTGCACTGCATACGGCTTGACTGAATCTCTTCATTGCTAATGCCCCTCTCTCGATTGTCTGTTGTTGTTTCTTGTCATCATCTTATCAAAGGAAAGAGGAGAAAAAATTCAAAATGCTCTGCAAAGCACTTCTAAAATCATCATCATCATTCAGAAAATGCTCCTAAAGTGCAAGAGATGCTCCCGCCGGTTTAGCGAGAACATCCCTTTTGCACGATGTTGAATTACTCCATTAAATCAACCAACTGCTGCTTAAGTCCAGTTAATTCATCCAAATCAATTTTCATCTCGAGGGCGCCAAGCATACCCTTGCTATGCTCGGTAACCTCACTTATTAGCTTCTCCTTCAATTGGCCAATCCAATCTTCCAACTGCCCGGAGTAGGTTTGGTCCAGTATGTGTGAATACTCATCCATCAATCTGGATACCGGCTCATTCACGCGCTGTTCCAGTTCAGCCCTAAGCTTGCTCTTCCCGTCACCTTCAAAGAACTGTTTCGTATTTTTAAAATAGCTCTGAAGCAGACGGTCCGTCACTTCGGCGGCTTCAAGCTTACCTTCAACAGTAGGTGTTGTAAAACGATTAGCCGTATACTCTTCACAGGCAAAGCCTTCTAATAGCTCCGCAGCTTGTTCCGACCAACGATTCAATCGAGCTTGAGACAATTGATTCATTTTATTCTCGATCCGCAGTGTAGTGGCAAGCACCTCTTGCGATAAATCGTAAGCAATCATTCGCTGCAATTCATTCCAAGCCAGCTTCAGCGCTTGCTTCGGATCACGCGCTTCTTCACGGAAGGTCGACGAATTGAAGGCGTAGTTGTAAAGCTCACCGAAACGATACATCGTTCTCTGCTTCACATAGTATAGGAGCTCTTGGATTTCTTTCCGTAGCTCTCGCAGATCAGCTGTACCATCCGCATCGCTTAGAAGCTTAAGACAGCCGGATTCAGCCTGCTCCAATGAAGCTATCTGCTGCTTTCGCTGTTCTTCCCCATGCTTAGCCGACTCCAGCCAATGCTGCATAGTCTGAACCGCACGAGACATTTCCAAATTGGCGGAGTGAATGGCAACCTCGCTTAGCTCTCCTAACGTAAACTTCACGAAATCCTGCTCAAACGGTGTAATTTGTGATTGCTGCACGAGTCTGTGATCTCCGGTAACCTTCCCTTCCGCCGCCAAATAACTGGAAATCGGATATATACGAGGATGACGAATGCCGTGCTGCAGCAGGTTGGTCTCCACGTGCTTCACAACGCCTTCGAGCTCTTCCTGACTGGAGGCCAGGTCAGCTGCATTTACAATGAAAAACATTTTATCCATTTCAAAGCTATCCTTGACGCGACCGAGCTGCAGAAGGAACTCACGATCCGCTTGAGAAAAGGCATGATTATAGTAGGTGACAAAAAGAATGGCATCCGCATTCTTAATATAATTAAACGCGACTCCCGTGTGACGTGCATTAATGGAGTCCGCTCCCGGTGTATCCACAAAAATAATACCTTGATCAGTCAGAGGATTCGAATAATAAAGTTCAATAAACTCAACAAAGCAGGATTTTGACTCTTCTGCTACATAGCCTGAGAATTCATCCTTTGTAATTTTAAGCTCAGAACCCAGCTTGCTTCTTGCCTCGGACCATCCCTTCTCGACTGCCTTTAAGAAGGAGTAATGCGGCTTTCCTTTCGGCGTTACATCAGCAGGTGTAAGCTTGCCGATTCGCAGCAATGCCGAATCCATGTCGTGGGCCTGGACGCCAAGCAGCTCAAGTGAATAGAGCACATCCTGCAAAATGGCGTCGGCGGTCTTCATTTTGACCTTGGCCGTACCGTGCGGCCATCCGTCCTGCGGCGGCATAATCCGGTTGATCGCCGCCGTCGTCGGGTTCGGCGACACCGGCAGGACGCGTTCGCCGATCAACGCATTGGCGAACGAGGACTTGCCGGCGCTGAAGGCGCCGAACAGCGCAATCGTGAACGTCCGCTTGCGCAGACGTTCAGCCTTGTCGCGCATGGAGCGCGCCAGAGAGCTCATCGACGGCAGCCCGTCGATGAGCTCCGCCGCTGAGCGCAGCGAGGCGGCTTTGCGCTCCATGCGCCCCACGTGTTCGCCCGAGGCGAACACGGAAGGCGCTGCCGCAGCCTCCGCAGGCGCTGCGGCGGCATTCGAGGCTGCCTGCGCGGTGTGGGCAGCCTGCAGGATCGTGCCCATGGAGGTCACATGCAGCCCCCCGCCTTGCGGGGCGGCAGCCGGCTCCTTCATGGAGGCCGTGAACTGCTGCATATCAGGCAGCGCCGGCGGAAGCGGCTTCCGCCAGCTGGCCATTTGCAGCAGTTCACGCCGCGCAGCGGCCTCGGCTTCCTCGAGCCGCTGCAGCTCTTTATAGGCGCTGAGACGTTCGTCCAGCGCCTTGAGCTCTTCCGCAAGCGCAGCAGCGGCTTGCGAGGAGCGCTCGCCGACCGCGGCGGCGAGCCGGTCAATCAATGCGAACGCCTGCTTGCGGTACTGCTGCTTCACATCAGAAGCTACCTGCTTCATGTAGTTCAGCGTGTACTCGCCCCCAAAGACAGCTCCGGCATGCACCTGCGCAGCAAGCCAATGCGCGGAGACGTCAGCCTTCAGCGCTTCAATCTCGCGGGTCAGCTCTTCGCTGTGAAGACCTTGCTGCTCGGCGGCTTTCTTGAGCGCATCGCGCAAATGCCAATCGAGCTGGGCTTCCACCTGCTCAGCAAAATCAGCCTGAAACGCTTGCAGGCGTTTCTCCATCTCCGCTGCCGTCTGCGCGGCACGCGAGAAAAGCCCACCTTGAACCCGGGCTTGCGGCTCTCCAAATACTGGTGAGCCTTATCCCGCGTCAAGGCCGGTGTGATGTTGGCGTTCTCGATAATCACGCCAAGCTCTTTTCTCAGAGCTGCTGTCAAAACTTCCGGCAGCTCCTTCAACTGCTTCTGCTCGCGCACTTTCTCCTCCGCAAGCTGTACAAGCTCCTGCACGTCGCCTTCCTGGCCCAGCTCATCCATGAGTTCCTCTTTGCGGGACTCATTCTGCTCAGCCACCCAGTTGCCGTGCTCCTCCGCCAGATAACGCGCGGATGCATCCAAGCTGAAGCTGCGAAGCTCTTCCCCGCGCCCGATTAACTGCTTGAGGAGCCAGTTCAATTTGGCATATTCATTATGGGGGTGCGCAGGCTCCTTCATGGTTACATACAAGATGCCGTCAGGCTCAATTCCCCAGCTTTGGAAGGCCATCTTCGTCCCTTCCTGATACTGCTTGAACGGGAGCTCCCGCTCCTTGTGCTTATCAATCATGTTCACAACCAGATAGAGCGGTTTTCCCCACTCTTTCATTTTTTTGGTGAACGCCAGATTCACCTCGGATTGAACATGGTTGTAGTCCATCACATAGAACACAACATCAGCTAGATGCAGCGCCGATTCCGTAGACTGATGATGGGCATCATCCGTAGAATCAATACCCGGTGTATCAAGCAGCGCTGCACGGTCGCCCAACCAGGCAATCGGGTAACTAATCTCCACGGATTCGATATCCGTACCATTGACACAATAGGCTTCCAAATCTTCTAACGGAATGACTGCTGCTTCTTGACTCTCACCGTTCGTTTTATGCTGCACGTGCGCTCCGGCTTCACCATTTCGAATACTTACGATGTTGGCGCTGGTTGGAATTGGGCTCGATGGCAGCAGCGCGTGACCGCACAATTGATTGATCAAAGTTGATTTACCCGCAGAAAAATGTCCGCAAAACGCAATATTCATGCGCTTAGAATGGATTTTATACAACAATTGTTCTAGCTTTGAAGCATTCTGAGCATCACCTGCATGGCTTATGGACTCTTCCATGCGGCGAATATCCTCCAGCATCGTTTCACTATGGTTCTTCTCTATCTTTGTCTGCATGTTCGTTTCTCCCTGCCTAACTTGAAAACACTGTCGATTTACTACGAATTCCAGTGTAAGCCCCCGCTCCCCTTTTCGTCAATGAATACGACTATCAAAAAGAAGGCGCAAGGGCATAAAAAAATCTCCTCTAGGGAGATTTAAGAAATTGCCGCTGTTTCCTTTTCAGGCAGGAAGATTTCAAATACGTCGCGGTGTTGAAGTATTGTGATATCGGAGTCCTTCACTTTCATAACAACAACTTCAGGCTTTGTTTTCATTTTGTCTATGTAGTTTTGAGGAACTTCACCGGATTCGCTTACGGTCACACCTTCGATGACTTTCTCTTCATTTTCGCCTAGCGGAGTGTTAATCACTTGCTCGTAAATATCGGAAAATAATTCAAAGCTATTGGTGTATACGGCGATGCACTTCATTTCCATCCCATCCTTTGTTTGCTAATCATTCTTTTTAGTAGCTTTCCTTGTTACACTTGGTTTCATACGTTTTTTTCCTTCTCTGCAAACGTCCAGGAGAGGACAGACCTCGC
This genomic window from Paenibacillus hexagrammi contains:
- a CDS encoding extracellular solute-binding protein, which produces MPRGFHSHRKNPDEPWTWEQVLDAAKKINDPANGVFGIDPAQGFGSAGGTAYFKYPIVWQFGGEIMSPDGKTSKGYLDSAQTKKAIQFFSDLYNKDQVSAMEYPPDPFPNGKLGITIDGSWSLANLKEKFPDFKLGVDYDIAPLPKESAQAVANGSWALGISSKSQHSDEAWKFINFVTGHDGQKMYCEMTKDIPSRYSAAKDFPELNEYPKNVFVVQNQKFGRPRPITPIFPQMSDAVNKMFEDVTISKRNIDAAVSDAITTIDQAYADLEKQQKK
- a CDS encoding ABC transporter substrate-binding protein; amino-acid sequence: MKRFSQAVCSAVVIGGLLAGCSSQGDVTSSTPGTKPTESAGKKDENVHLTFWRNSGNDTENAAYDKLVAAFMEKNPNISVEMTPIPYSDYDTKLRVSIASGSPPDIMALDAPTLGSYANAGALKPLTSYFKADGNMDDIPKSTLATYTYQNEIYMAPLTESSIAMFYNKKLFDAKGIPLPSKKSG
- a CDS encoding NAD/NADP transhydrogenase alpha subunit; the protein is MKCIAVYTNSFELFSDIYEQVINTPLGENEEKVIEGVTVSESGEVPQNYIDKMKTKPEVVVMKVKDSDITILQHRDVFEIFLPEKETAAIS
- a CDS encoding dynamin family protein, with product MKQVASDVKQQYRKQAFALIDRLAAAVGERSSQAAAALAEELKALDERLSAYKELQRLEEAEAAARRELLQMASWRKPLPPALPDMQQFTASMKEPAAAPQGGGLHVTSMGTILQAAHTAQAASNAAAAPAEAAAAPSVFASGEHVGRMERKAASLRSAAELIDGLPSMSSLARSMRDKAERLRKRTFTIALFGAFSAGKSSFANALIGERVLPVSPNPTTAAINRIMPPQDGWPHGTAKVKMKTADAILQDVLYSLELLGVQAHDMDSALLRIGKLTPADVTPKGKPHYSFLKAVEKGWSEARSKLGSELKITKDEFSGYVAEESKSCFVEFIELYYSNPLTDQGIIFVDTPGADSINARHTGVAFNYIKNADAILFVTYYNHAFSQADREFLLQLGRVKDSFEMDKMFFIVNAADLASSQEELEGVVKHVETNLLQHGIRHPRIYPISSYLAAEGKVTGDHRLVQQSQITPFEQDFVKFTLGELSEVAIHSANLEMSRAVQTMQHWLESAKHGEEQRKQQIASLEQAESGCLKLLSDADGTADLRELRKEIQELLYYVKQRTMYRFGELYNYAFNSSTFREEARDPKQALKLAWNELQRMIAYDLSQEVLATTLRIENKMNQLSQARLNRWSEQAAELLEGFACEEYTANRFTTPTVEGKLEAAEVTDRLLQSYFKNTKQFFEGDGKSKLRAELEQRVNEPVSRLMDEYSHILDQTYSGQLEDWIGQLKEKLISEVTEHSKGMLGALEMKIDLDELTGLKQQLVDLME
- a CDS encoding dynamin family protein; this encodes MQTKIEKNHSETMLEDIRRMEESISHAGDAQNASKLEQLLYKIHSKRMNIAFCGHFSAGKSTLINQLCGHALLPSSPIPTSANIVSIRNGEAGAHVQHKTNGESQEAAVIPLEDLEAYCVNGTDIESVEISYPIAWLGDRAALLDTPGIDSTDDAHHQSTESALHLADVVFYVMDYNHVQSEVNLAFTKKMKEWGKPLYLVVNMIDKHKERELPFKQYQEGTKMAFQSWGIEPDGILYVTMKEPAHPHNEYAKLNWLLKQLIGRGEELRSFSLDASARYLAEEHGNWVAEQNESRKEELMDELGQEGDVQELVQLAEEKVREQKQLKELPEVLTAALRKELGVIIENANITPALTRDKAHQYLESRKPGFKVGFSRVPRRRQRRWRNACKRFRLILLSRWKPSSIGICAMRSRKPPSSKVFTAKS